One segment of Hallerella porci DNA contains the following:
- a CDS encoding DUF6339 family protein: MKIHFLKESSLETLRKNIHANLNCYKNPSNEWIADACGEEPFVEFKAEISDFELKFDVNREASKQDVENAIKLYDAMKNLSDTQATDERLWAGICHNDFYGFLNNRWQMSKPGKLKDNEVVSRFFFARNLKRGLFLNSLAKLWWCARLTYNEKLEDPFSLTRYFADDFTTKTLMIFSNNFMANKNIVTGLITALQKLEKENFVLPNQKKKREVYYEATRYLNVLGGTSILDFFSAEEIEDRVIRHLKAM; encoded by the coding sequence ATGAAAATTCATTTTCTTAAAGAATCTAGCCTTGAAACACTAAGGAAAAACATTCATGCGAATTTGAACTGCTATAAAAATCCATCTAACGAATGGATTGCAGATGCTTGTGGTGAAGAACCTTTTGTTGAGTTTAAAGCGGAAATTTCAGACTTTGAATTGAAATTTGATGTGAATAGGGAAGCCAGTAAACAGGATGTTGAAAATGCGATAAAACTTTACGACGCAATGAAAAACTTGAGCGATACGCAGGCAACAGACGAGCGTTTGTGGGCTGGAATCTGCCATAATGATTTTTATGGTTTTCTCAATAATCGATGGCAAATGAGTAAGCCGGGAAAGCTAAAAGACAATGAAGTTGTATCTAGGTTTTTCTTTGCTAGAAACTTGAAAAGAGGTTTATTCCTAAATTCTCTTGCAAAATTATGGTGGTGCGCCCGTTTGACTTATAATGAAAAGCTTGAAGATCCGTTTTCTCTAACTAGGTATTTTGCTGATGACTTTACAACGAAAACGCTAATGATTTTTTCGAATAATTTTATGGCGAATAAGAATATTGTAACAGGGCTAATCACTGCTTTGCAAAAGCTGGAAAAAGAAAACTTTGTTTTGCCAAATCAAAAGAAGAAACGTGAAGTGTATTATGAGGCAACTCGATACTTAAATGTTCTTGGTGGCACAAGTATTTTAGATTTTTTCA